Proteins encoded in a region of the Novibacillus thermophilus genome:
- the tenA gene encoding thiaminase II, with product MRFSETLRDAAKTSWEKSLNHPFVLGIVRGDLPLETFRFYVLQDIYYLKHFGKVHAMGAAQADDFRVTSLLAGKAKLTAEAELTVHREHAEVLNITDDDLAQFRPAPTAYAYTSHLYRAALSGRLGDTVAALLPCYWLYGEIGRKYRDATPKEPVYQNWIKTYASDWFQTSVQEQIDLLDRIAKDASEKERRSMKEQFVMASEYELAFWEMAYTQEAWPSNETISQ from the coding sequence ATGCGGTTTTCTGAGACGCTGCGCGACGCAGCCAAGACAAGTTGGGAGAAAAGTTTGAACCACCCGTTTGTGTTAGGGATTGTGCGCGGAGACTTGCCGTTGGAGACGTTCAGGTTTTACGTTTTGCAGGATATTTACTACTTGAAACACTTCGGGAAAGTTCACGCGATGGGGGCTGCGCAAGCGGACGACTTCCGGGTGACGTCACTGTTGGCGGGAAAAGCGAAACTGACGGCAGAGGCGGAGTTGACCGTGCATCGGGAACACGCCGAAGTACTGAACATTACGGATGACGACCTCGCCCAGTTTCGGCCGGCACCGACGGCTTACGCTTACACATCCCATTTGTACCGGGCCGCACTGTCTGGCCGGCTGGGGGATACGGTTGCCGCTCTGCTGCCGTGTTATTGGTTGTACGGAGAGATTGGACGCAAGTACCGCGATGCAACACCGAAGGAGCCCGTCTATCAAAATTGGATCAAAACGTATGCCAGCGACTGGTTCCAAACGTCGGTCCAGGAACAAATCGACCTTTTGGACCGCATTGCCAAAGACGCGAGTGAGAAGGAACGGCGCAGTATGAAAGAGCAATTTGTCATGGCCAGCGAATACGAACTTGCATTCTGGGAGATGGCCTATACGCAGGAAGCGTGGCCGTCCAATGAAACCATTTCTCAATGA
- a CDS encoding 2-hydroxyacid dehydrogenase — MGKPKVFLTRELPSPVMAFLKEHTELSYNAEDRVLKKQEIIEGVQGKAGLISLVTDTIDREVIEAAPDLKVISNYAVGFNNIDVEAATEHNIAVTNTPGVLTETTADLAWALLMTVARRVVEGDVYTRSGQWENWAPQLFLGSDVHGATLGIVGMGRIGQAVARRARGFEMDVLYYSRTRLPLEQERSLNAEYVTKEELLQRADYISIHVPYTEGTHHFIGERELKLMKETAYLINTARGPIVDEKALVHALEHGVIAGAGLDVYEREPQLEPGLKDLSNVVLLPHIGSASVKTRTNMGMMAAQNVLAVLTGRPCENVVNQAGLHQ; from the coding sequence ATGGGAAAACCGAAGGTGTTTCTAACCCGGGAACTTCCGTCACCCGTGATGGCATTTTTAAAAGAGCATACAGAGCTCTCGTACAATGCAGAAGACCGGGTGTTAAAAAAACAGGAAATCATCGAAGGTGTGCAGGGAAAGGCAGGACTGATTTCACTCGTCACGGACACGATTGACAGGGAGGTCATCGAAGCGGCGCCGGACTTGAAGGTGATCAGCAACTACGCAGTCGGATTCAACAATATCGATGTGGAAGCGGCGACAGAACACAACATTGCCGTGACGAACACCCCGGGGGTGTTGACAGAGACGACGGCTGACCTGGCGTGGGCGCTCTTGATGACCGTTGCCCGCCGCGTTGTGGAAGGCGACGTGTACACGCGGTCCGGGCAATGGGAGAATTGGGCACCGCAGCTCTTTCTCGGCAGCGATGTACACGGGGCCACGTTGGGCATTGTCGGCATGGGACGCATCGGACAAGCGGTAGCGCGGCGGGCGAGGGGGTTTGAGATGGACGTCCTCTACTACAGCCGGACGCGGTTACCTCTGGAGCAAGAACGGAGCCTGAACGCCGAATACGTCACCAAAGAAGAGTTGTTACAGCGAGCCGATTACATCTCCATCCATGTGCCGTACACGGAAGGGACGCACCACTTCATCGGCGAAAGGGAGTTGAAGCTGATGAAGGAAACGGCCTACTTGATTAACACCGCCCGCGGACCGATCGTGGACGAAAAAGCCCTGGTCCACGCCTTGGAACACGGCGTCATTGCCGGTGCCGGGCTGGACGTGTACGAACGCGAACCCCAGCTGGAACCTGGGTTGAAAGATCTGTCCAACGTCGTTCTGTTGCCGCACATCGGAAGTGCTTCAGTGAAAACCCGGACGAACATGGGGATGATGGCGGCCCAAAATGTATTGGCTGTGTTAACGGGCAGACCGTGCGAGAACGTCGTCAATCAAGCGGGGCTGCACCAATAG
- a CDS encoding M55 family metallopeptidase: MKLFVSVDMEGITGLVDQTFVDSSQRHYTRGQQLMTDEANHIVEAAFNVGCGEVIVNDSHSKMNNVLIEKLHPEAKLISGDVKPFSMMQGLDDSFDAAIFAGYHARAAMRGILSHTMIFGVRHVFVDGVAVGEFGLNAYLAGYYGVPVIMVAGDDEIAKEAETLIPGITTAVVKECISRTAACCLTPQKSGKLLREKTAQALANRDRVKPLVPPDNPVLKIEFANYGQAEWANLLPGTHIEAGSTVTYQANDMLEAYQAMIVMTELAMKAAFS; the protein is encoded by the coding sequence ATGAAACTATTTGTGTCGGTGGACATGGAAGGGATCACGGGCCTTGTCGATCAGACCTTTGTCGATTCAAGCCAACGCCACTACACCCGCGGCCAGCAGTTGATGACCGATGAGGCGAATCACATCGTCGAGGCGGCGTTCAACGTAGGGTGCGGCGAAGTGATCGTCAACGACAGCCATTCTAAAATGAACAACGTGTTGATTGAGAAACTTCATCCGGAAGCGAAACTCATTTCCGGCGATGTGAAGCCGTTTTCGATGATGCAGGGGCTTGACGACAGCTTTGACGCCGCCATATTCGCCGGTTACCACGCCAGGGCGGCGATGAGGGGCATCTTGAGCCACACGATGATTTTCGGCGTTCGCCACGTGTTCGTCGACGGTGTCGCCGTCGGAGAATTCGGCTTAAACGCTTATTTGGCAGGCTATTACGGCGTTCCAGTCATTATGGTGGCGGGTGACGACGAGATCGCCAAAGAAGCGGAAACGCTCATTCCCGGGATTACGACCGCTGTTGTGAAGGAGTGCATTTCCCGGACGGCGGCATGCTGCCTGACCCCGCAAAAAAGCGGAAAGCTGCTGCGGGAAAAAACGGCCCAGGCTTTGGCAAACAGGGATCGGGTCAAACCACTCGTACCGCCGGACAACCCGGTCCTCAAGATCGAGTTTGCCAATTACGGACAGGCGGAATGGGCCAATCTTCTGCCGGGAACGCACATCGAGGCAGGCAGCACCGTTACATACCAGGCGAACGACATGTTGGAAGCTTACCAGGCGATGATCGTGATGACGGAGTTAGCGATGAAAGCCGCGTTCAGTTAG
- a CDS encoding Na+/H+ antiporter NhaC family protein, which produces MEFGILSLLPPVLAIILALMTRNVIPALFVGVWIGATMVNDWNPLMGVFASFKDFIIPSIGDEWSATIILYGAFFGGLIAVLQKTGGAHAIAEAIAKRVKTPRGAQISTWLFGIAIFFEDYFNALTVGSVMRPVTDKMKVSREKLAYIVDSTSAPMCLLAPVSTWVVFVMGLIGAQFADLGISESAYLAYLKTIPFNFYAILALLLVALTVLTKLEFGPMAAAEKRARTTGALFREGAKLPSAQDITDSTPPENVVPKLRNMVIPLVVLLGLIPPLFLWTGGFPENDFVNAIGEADGSVSIMLAAFVAGMVGLALGVGQNMFSVGKAIDIYFSGIKGMTLVYIILTLAWSIGSVTEAVGTAEYVISLAEQTTSPQLIPVLLFAVGMLISFTTGTSYGTFAIMIPIAIPLAVSMDVSVFPAIAAVLSGGIFGDHCSPISDTTILSSAGSSCDHIDHVNTQLPYAITGGLSGIVAFLTVGLTGSALASVASGILAMFALVFTFSKIWGVNSKGLDVPA; this is translated from the coding sequence ATGGAGTTCGGCATTCTCTCCCTACTGCCTCCGGTTCTAGCTATTATTTTAGCTCTTATGACGCGCAATGTCATTCCGGCTCTCTTCGTTGGCGTGTGGATCGGAGCGACGATGGTGAACGATTGGAACCCACTCATGGGCGTGTTCGCCAGTTTCAAAGATTTTATCATTCCGAGTATTGGCGATGAGTGGAGTGCCACGATCATTCTGTACGGTGCTTTTTTCGGCGGCCTCATCGCCGTGCTGCAAAAAACGGGCGGAGCGCACGCCATCGCCGAAGCGATTGCAAAAAGGGTCAAAACCCCCCGGGGCGCCCAGATATCGACCTGGCTGTTCGGGATCGCGATTTTCTTTGAGGACTACTTTAACGCGTTAACCGTCGGCAGTGTCATGCGCCCGGTCACGGACAAAATGAAAGTGTCGCGGGAAAAACTGGCGTACATCGTCGATTCCACTTCTGCCCCCATGTGTTTGCTGGCACCTGTGTCTACGTGGGTCGTTTTCGTGATGGGGTTAATTGGAGCGCAGTTTGCAGATCTCGGCATTTCCGAATCTGCGTACCTGGCCTATCTCAAAACGATTCCTTTTAATTTTTACGCGATCCTCGCTCTGCTGCTCGTCGCCCTCACGGTCTTGACGAAGCTAGAATTTGGCCCGATGGCCGCAGCCGAGAAACGGGCGCGGACGACCGGCGCCCTTTTCCGCGAGGGGGCAAAACTTCCGTCGGCACAAGACATTACCGATTCCACGCCGCCGGAAAACGTTGTGCCCAAGTTGCGCAACATGGTGATCCCCCTTGTCGTGCTTCTAGGGTTGATTCCCCCTCTGTTCCTGTGGACAGGCGGTTTTCCGGAGAACGACTTCGTGAATGCCATCGGTGAAGCGGACGGCTCCGTCTCGATCATGCTCGCAGCGTTTGTTGCGGGAATGGTCGGGCTGGCCCTCGGGGTTGGACAAAACATGTTCAGCGTCGGCAAAGCCATCGACATCTACTTCAGCGGCATTAAAGGCATGACACTCGTCTACATCATCTTGACATTGGCGTGGTCCATCGGGAGTGTGACGGAGGCAGTGGGGACAGCCGAATACGTCATCAGCCTCGCAGAGCAGACGACGTCGCCGCAGTTGATCCCCGTCTTGCTGTTCGCCGTCGGCATGTTGATTTCGTTTACAACCGGGACGTCTTACGGAACGTTTGCCATCATGATCCCTATCGCCATTCCGTTGGCCGTATCGATGGATGTCTCCGTCTTCCCGGCCATCGCCGCCGTCCTCAGCGGAGGCATTTTCGGCGACCACTGCTCCCCGATTTCGGACACGACGATCTTGTCGTCCGCCGGCTCTTCTTGTGACCACATCGATCACGTAAATACCCAGCTCCCCTACGCCATCACCGGCGGATTAAGCGGCATCGTGGCGTTTCTCACCGTCGGGTTGACGGGATCTGCCCTCGCGTCTGTCGCAAGCGGCATTCTCGCCATGTTCGCTCTCGTCTTCACCTTCAGCAAAATTTGGGGAGTCAACAGCAAAGGCCTAGACGTCCCGGCATAA
- a CDS encoding M20 family metallopeptidase, with protein MKDRLYARLDELYTEMVDIRRYLHQYPELSFQEVKTPAYVADYHRRLGHDVRTGVGERGVVAVLRGAKPGKTVALRADFDALPIQEENDIPYQSKVDGVMHACGHDGHTATLLVLAKVLNCLKEDLKGNVVFIHQHAEELAPGGAMAMIKDGCLEGVDVIFGTHLWATTPYGTIQYRIGPFMAAADRFEIEIRGQGGHGAQPHLTKDAVVVGSQLVMNLQQLVSRRVDPVESAVVSVGSFVAENAFNVISGSARLEGTVRTFNSGVRDFIEREIERIVNGTCMSADADYRYQYDRGYPPVVNHREETERLVKSASRVPGVENVEEAPLQMGAEDFAHYLRHVKGTFFFTGARHPDWEVAYPHHHPKFNIDERAMLVAAKTLGAVTLDYLHKTAEGAELTAET; from the coding sequence GTGAAAGATCGACTGTATGCCAGATTAGATGAACTCTACACGGAAATGGTGGACATCCGACGTTATTTGCATCAGTATCCCGAACTTTCATTCCAGGAAGTGAAGACGCCGGCATACGTTGCCGATTACCACCGCCGCCTCGGGCACGACGTGCGTACCGGAGTCGGCGAACGGGGTGTCGTCGCCGTTCTGCGCGGTGCCAAGCCGGGGAAGACTGTCGCGTTGCGCGCCGACTTTGACGCGCTGCCCATTCAAGAAGAAAACGACATCCCGTATCAATCGAAAGTAGACGGGGTGATGCACGCCTGCGGGCACGACGGACATACGGCGACGCTGCTCGTGTTGGCCAAAGTACTTAACTGCTTAAAAGAGGACCTTAAGGGCAATGTCGTCTTCATTCACCAGCATGCGGAGGAGCTTGCTCCTGGTGGCGCGATGGCGATGATCAAAGACGGCTGTCTCGAAGGTGTCGACGTCATCTTCGGCACTCACTTGTGGGCCACCACGCCTTACGGGACCATCCAGTACCGCATAGGTCCGTTTATGGCCGCTGCCGACCGATTTGAGATTGAGATTCGCGGACAGGGCGGGCACGGGGCCCAACCGCATCTGACGAAAGACGCTGTCGTCGTCGGATCGCAGCTCGTCATGAATCTGCAGCAACTCGTCAGCCGCCGCGTCGATCCGGTGGAGTCGGCTGTCGTGTCGGTCGGAAGTTTTGTCGCGGAGAACGCCTTTAACGTCATCTCCGGGTCGGCCCGGCTGGAAGGGACGGTTCGGACGTTTAACAGCGGCGTGCGGGACTTCATCGAACGCGAAATAGAGCGGATCGTCAACGGTACGTGCATGAGTGCGGACGCAGACTACCGCTACCAGTACGACAGGGGCTACCCCCCGGTCGTCAACCACCGGGAGGAGACCGAGCGGTTGGTCAAATCGGCATCTCGTGTCCCCGGAGTGGAAAACGTCGAAGAAGCGCCGCTGCAAATGGGGGCTGAAGATTTCGCCCACTACCTCCGTCACGTGAAAGGGACCTTTTTCTTTACGGGGGCGAGACATCCCGATTGGGAGGTTGCTTACCCGCATCACCATCCGAAGTTTAACATCGACGAGCGGGCGATGCTCGTGGCAGCGAAAACCCTCGGTGCCGTGACGCTCGACTACTTGCACAAGACGGCAGAAGGAGCCGAACTGACTGCCGAAACGTAA
- a CDS encoding CoA-binding protein, which produces MYTLPDKEVRKRILEEAKTIAVVGLSANPERTSHMIAKALQQNGYRIIPVNPMLTEPVLGEQPYASLEDIPEAVDIVDVFRRSEYTPEIAKQAVKIKAKVLWLQEGVYNEEAYEYASKHGLTVIMDHCIKVDHALLVKKGAQ; this is translated from the coding sequence ATGTACACGTTGCCGGATAAAGAGGTGCGGAAGCGGATATTGGAAGAGGCGAAGACGATTGCCGTCGTCGGGTTGTCGGCCAATCCGGAGCGTACGAGTCACATGATTGCCAAAGCTTTACAACAAAACGGGTACCGCATCATCCCGGTTAACCCGATGTTGACGGAACCGGTGTTGGGAGAACAACCGTACGCCAGTCTGGAGGACATTCCAGAAGCGGTGGACATCGTCGACGTGTTTCGCCGCAGTGAGTACACCCCGGAGATTGCAAAACAGGCGGTGAAGATCAAGGCAAAAGTTCTCTGGCTGCAAGAAGGCGTCTACAATGAAGAAGCGTACGAGTACGCCAGTAAACACGGGTTAACCGTCATCATGGACCACTGCATTAAAGTAGACCACGCGCTTCTCGTCAAAAAGGGCGCGCAATGA
- a CDS encoding DUF1444 family protein, producing the protein MMMKKDEADLLMKALQSALDPEEWAVRRDGKRWYIVCQSDSRKMELPAHELKDELDRLEKQEEKDKAVQAFVSRVTRALPATEQSIRLREQQHMIYPVMRTAAFPTGETAGKRLLKREHTAESIVLYALDFGESYVLVNEEMARDAEVTTDEVHHWALHNVKQLPNEPKLDFVADNRFYFFSHDHYAASRILNDKLLYDLQKKITGEMIAAIPHQDVLIVADVRNSAGYDVISRLAMKFYGEGHIPITPMPLMVEENRELTPIFVMPETIKQKKTFK; encoded by the coding sequence ATGATGATGAAAAAGGATGAGGCAGACCTTCTAATGAAGGCCTTGCAGTCGGCTTTAGATCCCGAGGAGTGGGCGGTTCGACGTGACGGAAAACGGTGGTACATCGTATGTCAATCTGACAGCCGAAAGATGGAGCTGCCCGCACACGAGTTGAAAGACGAGTTGGACCGACTGGAAAAACAGGAAGAGAAAGACAAGGCCGTGCAGGCGTTCGTCTCCCGCGTCACCCGGGCTTTACCTGCCACAGAGCAATCGATCCGTTTGCGCGAACAACAACATATGATTTATCCGGTCATGCGCACTGCCGCTTTCCCGACAGGGGAGACGGCTGGAAAGCGTCTGTTAAAGCGGGAACATACAGCTGAATCGATCGTCCTGTACGCCCTGGATTTCGGAGAGAGTTATGTCCTCGTCAACGAAGAGATGGCCCGTGACGCCGAGGTGACAACAGACGAGGTTCACCACTGGGCCCTGCACAATGTGAAACAGCTGCCGAATGAACCGAAGTTGGATTTTGTCGCTGACAACCGGTTCTACTTTTTCAGTCACGATCACTATGCGGCCAGCCGCATTTTAAACGACAAGCTGCTCTACGACTTACAGAAAAAAATAACGGGCGAGATGATCGCCGCCATTCCGCATCAAGATGTGTTGATTGTCGCGGATGTACGCAATTCGGCCGGGTACGACGTGATCAGCCGACTGGCGATGAAGTTTTACGGCGAGGGGCACATTCCGATTACGCCGATGCCGTTGATGGTGGAAGAAAACCGGGAGCTGACCCCGATTTTTGTCATGCCGGAGACCATCAAGCAGAAAAAAACGTTTAAGTAA
- the sppA gene encoding signal peptide peptidase SppA: protein MSSITGTTLGAAGTSSDEMRAKLDQAMKDKTLKGIVVHVNSPGGDVVASDEIYRKLVQVKEETGLPLVFSFGSTAASGGYYIAAAADQIVSNPMTITGSIGVIMSSYNYSELADKAGVREVIIKSGEMKDMGSGMRDMTDEERDVLQTVVDESYGRFVEVVSTGRGMSEDRVRDLADGRIYTGQQAKELGLVDQLGTLEDAIQTAEELAGVTDATVVSYSEPFNLSSLFRMTAEQLAGRKPLSVAELLEVNPPGLMYLYTTD from the coding sequence ATGTCGAGCATAACCGGAACGACGCTGGGAGCCGCTGGCACCAGTTCTGACGAAATGCGCGCGAAACTGGATCAGGCGATGAAAGATAAGACGCTGAAGGGTATCGTCGTCCATGTCAATTCACCGGGCGGTGACGTCGTGGCCAGCGATGAAATTTACCGGAAACTGGTGCAAGTAAAGGAAGAAACGGGACTTCCCCTCGTGTTCTCCTTCGGGTCTACGGCTGCATCGGGCGGCTATTACATTGCCGCGGCAGCTGACCAGATCGTGAGCAACCCGATGACGATCACCGGCAGCATCGGCGTCATCATGTCCAGTTACAACTACAGCGAATTGGCGGACAAAGCCGGCGTCAGGGAAGTGATCATCAAAAGCGGCGAGATGAAAGACATGGGGTCCGGCATGCGCGACATGACAGACGAAGAGCGCGACGTCCTTCAAACGGTGGTCGACGAATCGTACGGCCGGTTTGTCGAAGTCGTCTCCACCGGCCGCGGCATGTCCGAAGACCGCGTGCGCGACTTGGCAGACGGCCGCATTTACACGGGACAGCAGGCGAAAGAGTTAGGGTTAGTCGACCAGTTGGGGACGCTGGAGGATGCGATTCAGACCGCGGAAGAATTGGCTGGCGTAACAGACGCGACAGTCGTCAGTTACAGCGAGCCGTTCAACTTGTCCTCCCTTTTCCGCATGACGGCTGAACAGCTAGCGGGAAGGAAACCGTTGTCTGTCGCCGAACTTTTGGAGGTCAATCCCCCGGGGCTCATGTATTTGTACACAACGGACTGA
- a CDS encoding low molecular weight protein-tyrosine-phosphatase, with protein MISVLFVCLGNICRSPMAEAVFRHKVKEQGLDRHFTIDSAGTGSWHIGEKPHRGTRELLRRHKIDFSGIVARKVSQDDLATFDYLIAMDDDNLDVLKKMAGNRKTGKVARLLDFVPEVSRSSVPDPYYTGNFDEVYDLIDRGCERLLAYIREKEGV; from the coding sequence ATGATCTCGGTACTGTTTGTATGCTTAGGGAACATTTGCCGCTCTCCGATGGCGGAGGCTGTCTTTCGCCACAAAGTGAAGGAACAGGGCCTGGACCGGCATTTTACCATCGACTCAGCCGGGACGGGGAGCTGGCACATAGGTGAAAAGCCCCATCGGGGGACGCGTGAACTGCTCCGCCGCCATAAGATTGACTTCAGCGGCATCGTCGCCAGAAAGGTGAGTCAAGACGATCTCGCAACCTTTGACTACCTCATTGCGATGGACGACGACAACTTGGACGTTCTGAAAAAGATGGCGGGCAACCGGAAGACGGGAAAGGTCGCCAGGCTCCTCGACTTTGTTCCGGAGGTCAGCCGCTCGTCAGTCCCCGACCCGTACTACACCGGCAATTTCGACGAAGTGTACGATTTAATCGATAGAGGATGCGAACGGCTCCTCGCCTACATCAGGGAGAAGGAAGGAGTATGA
- a CDS encoding fructosamine kinase family protein, protein MKQKLARILCETGDSSPVTDVRRVSGGDISEAYRVETFEGTYFVKYNENVPGDFFQKEAEGLRLLKETGALRVPDVYGYSRGRSPAQGFIVLEWIEGRTSRHTEEQLGRGLASLHSSHHDCYGLEADNYIGRLPQPNGWFNDWVDFFREKRLGAQVQLAEERGALPPSRRDKLDRLLASLERWLPRYGQPSLLHGDLWSGNWIAGPEGEPYLIDPAVFYGEREFELAFTELFGGFSPRFYEAYNEVSPLSGSYEERKPLYQLYYLLVHLTLFGETYGPSVDRVLAYYVG, encoded by the coding sequence ATGAAGCAAAAACTGGCCCGCATTTTGTGTGAGACGGGGGATTCGTCTCCGGTTACAGATGTGCGTCGAGTGTCGGGCGGGGACATCAGTGAGGCGTATCGCGTAGAGACGTTTGAAGGGACGTACTTCGTAAAGTACAACGAGAACGTGCCGGGCGATTTCTTCCAAAAAGAGGCAGAAGGGTTGCGTTTGTTAAAAGAGACCGGGGCGTTGCGCGTTCCTGACGTGTACGGTTACAGCCGCGGCCGTTCACCCGCACAAGGGTTCATCGTGTTGGAGTGGATCGAAGGACGGACAAGCCGTCACACAGAGGAACAATTGGGCAGGGGGTTGGCGTCGCTGCACAGCTCCCATCACGACTGTTACGGACTGGAGGCGGACAATTACATTGGCAGACTGCCCCAGCCGAACGGGTGGTTTAACGACTGGGTGGATTTTTTCAGGGAGAAGCGCCTCGGGGCGCAAGTGCAACTGGCGGAGGAGCGGGGCGCGCTCCCGCCGTCCAGGCGAGACAAACTGGACCGTTTGCTCGCTTCCTTGGAGCGGTGGCTGCCGCGGTACGGACAGCCATCGCTTCTCCACGGCGACTTGTGGAGCGGGAACTGGATCGCGGGCCCCGAAGGGGAACCGTACCTCATCGACCCCGCTGTCTTCTACGGGGAGCGGGAGTTTGAACTGGCCTTCACCGAGTTGTTCGGCGGCTTTTCACCGCGATTTTACGAAGCGTACAACGAGGTTTCCCCCCTTTCCGGCAGTTACGAAGAGCGAAAACCCTTGTATCAACTGTACTACTTGCTCGTGCACCTGACTTTGTTCGGTGAAACGTACGGCCCTTCCGTCGACCGGGTGTTGGCGTATTACGTCGGATAA
- the nagA gene encoding N-acetylglucosamine-6-phosphate deacetylase has protein sequence MVADAQTVLRGRIVLEDGILEDGIVAFRGETIQYVGPPLTEYTQSDDLVQTDGYIWPGLIDLHVHGAGGCDVMDATPDAIETISRTLGRYGVTGFLATTVTGEKRQLERAMENVVQQAPYVQNGAEVLGIHLEGPWICPERCGAQNPEFIVDPEPEDAEWAMQHSEGTLRIVTIAPERPGAMETIRALVDKGVIVSVGHSDATYEETVAAAEAGATHLTHCFNGMRGLHHREPGVVGAGLEDDRFCLELIADGYHVHPGAIRLLLKAKGPDGVMLISDGMRAVGMPEGEYELGGLPVISDGETVRLENGALAGSLLTLDAAVRNVVEYGKAPLYQAVKMASLTPAKRIGVDGEMGSIREGKLADLVVVDEQCRVQRVWSKGKEIYTGNDQTK, from the coding sequence ATGGTAGCGGACGCACAAACAGTTTTGCGAGGACGCATCGTATTGGAGGACGGAATTCTGGAAGACGGCATCGTCGCCTTTCGAGGGGAGACGATCCAATATGTCGGACCGCCTTTGACAGAGTACACCCAGTCGGATGATCTGGTTCAGACGGACGGATACATATGGCCCGGGCTGATCGACCTTCACGTTCACGGAGCGGGAGGCTGTGATGTGATGGACGCCACCCCGGACGCCATCGAGACGATTTCCCGCACCTTGGGGCGTTACGGAGTGACTGGATTTTTGGCCACGACGGTAACAGGTGAGAAGCGACAGTTGGAGCGGGCGATGGAGAATGTGGTCCAGCAGGCCCCGTATGTGCAAAACGGGGCAGAAGTGCTGGGCATTCACTTGGAAGGACCGTGGATTTGCCCGGAGCGGTGCGGCGCGCAAAACCCGGAGTTCATCGTCGATCCGGAGCCGGAAGATGCTGAATGGGCCATGCAGCACTCTGAAGGGACGTTGCGCATCGTGACCATTGCCCCTGAGCGGCCGGGAGCGATGGAGACGATACGGGCGCTGGTAGATAAAGGTGTTATCGTCTCCGTCGGTCATTCGGACGCCACATACGAAGAAACCGTCGCGGCTGCGGAGGCAGGGGCGACCCATTTGACTCACTGTTTCAACGGAATGCGCGGCCTGCACCACCGTGAACCAGGTGTCGTCGGCGCCGGGCTGGAGGACGACAGATTCTGCCTCGAACTGATTGCCGACGGCTACCACGTACATCCTGGCGCCATCCGATTGTTGCTGAAGGCGAAGGGGCCGGACGGCGTGATGCTCATCTCTGACGGCATGCGGGCCGTCGGCATGCCGGAAGGAGAGTACGAACTAGGTGGCCTGCCGGTCATCAGTGACGGTGAAACGGTTCGGCTGGAAAACGGGGCCCTCGCCGGCAGCTTGCTGACGTTAGACGCGGCAGTGCGGAACGTCGTGGAGTACGGCAAGGCGCCGTTGTACCAAGCGGTCAAAATGGCGTCGTTGACGCCGGCGAAACGCATCGGTGTCGACGGGGAGATGGGGAGCATCCGCGAAGGGAAGCTGGCCGACCTCGTCGTCGTCGACGAGCAGTGCCGCGTCCAGCGCGTCTGGAGCAAAGGAAAGGAAATTTATACAGGAAACGATCAGACAAAATAA
- a CDS encoding isocitrate/isopropylmalate family dehydrogenase — MAMILAAASLLTYFNDKKAITASRAIYEATIESVKEGTRTADLGGSATTTEFTDEIISKVQTKLDVWSTIEGF; from the coding sequence ATGGCGATGATTTTAGCCGCCGCTTCTCTGTTGACCTACTTTAACGACAAAAAGGCTATTACTGCATCCCGCGCCATTTACGAAGCGACGATTGAATCCGTCAAGGAAGGGACGCGCACGGCAGACTTGGGCGGCAGTGCGACGACGACCGAGTTCACCGACGAGATCATTTCCAAAGTGCAGACGAAACTGGACGTTTGGAGTACGATTGAAGGGTTTTAA